The sequence CGCCCCGCCCGGTGGCGCGGCTCGACGTGGCCTTCAATGCGCTGGGCATAGTGCAGCAGCGATTGGCGGATCGCTTCCCAGGTCGGCAGTGGCGTCACGGTGGCCGAAGCCCCACCCACAGCCGCCCGCACTGCCTGGGCCAACCCGGGGTCGGACAACTGCCCACGCCCCAGCATCAGCGAGGTGCAGCCCGATTCGGCTTGGCAGCGCAGCGCGTCTTCGACCGTCCAAATCTCGCCGTTGGCAATCACCGGGATGGTGACGTGGGCCCGCACATCGGCAATGCGCTGCCAGTAAGCCGGCGGTCGATACCCTTGCGCCCGGGTGCGCGCATGCACCACCAGCTCGCTGGCACCGCCTTCGGCCAGGGCGCGGGCGCATTCTTCGGCACGCTGATCATCGTGCAACCCCAGGCGCATCTTGGCGGACACCGGCACCGACGCCGGCACCGTCCGCCGCACCGCTTGCATGATGCGCCACAGCCGCTCAGGCTCCTCCAGCAAGGCCGCGCCGCCGCCGTGGCGGTTGACGATCTTGGCCGGGCAGCCAAAGTTCAAATCGACGCCCGGTGCGCCCAAAGACGCCACCCGCGCCGCGTTGTCCGCCAAACACGCCGGATCGGAGCCCAGCAGTTGCGGGCGCACCGGCACCCCCGCTGGCGTGCAGCCACCCTGGCGCAACTCGGGCACCACGCGCACAAACACCCGTTCGGGCAACAACTGGTCGGTGATGCGGATGAACTCACTCACACACCGATCCACGCCCCCCAAGCGCGTCAGCGCATCGCGCAGGGCAAAGTCCAGCACCCCTTCCATCGGGGCCAACAACAACTGCATCGTTTCAGCCTTTGCGCAGGCGCTGGATCAGCGTCACACCGGCCAGCACGCACGCCCCGGCGATCACGCCCAGGCCGCCGTCCAGCGCCATGCCCAACACGCTGCCCCACGGGCCGAGGGCGTCCGTCCACGCGGCGAACAGGTGATGCAACGGCCCCAAGCCATGCACCAGGATGCCACCGCCCACCATGAACATCGCCGCTGTGCCGACGATGGACAGCGTCTTCATCAACCACGGTGCCGCCACCAGCAAGGCCCGACCGACAGGTTGCAGTGCGCCGCCACGCTGGCTCAGGTACAACCCCGCGTCGTCCATCTTGACGATGGCCGCCACCAAGCCGTACACCCCCACCGTCAGCAGCAAGGCCACCGCCGTCAGCACGCTGAACTGCGTCATCAGCGGGGCCGCCGCCACAGCGCCAAGCGAGATCGCCATGATTTCGGCGGAGAGGATGAAGTCGGTGCGCACGGCACCGGCGATTTTGTCGCGCTCCAGCGCCACCAAATCGATGGCCGGATCGGCCACGCTGCACACGCGGCCAGCGTGCTCATCTTCGGCACAGGACTGGCGGGCATGCCACAGTTTTTCGAAGCCCTCAAAACACAAAAACGCCCCACCCAGCATGAGCAGCGGCGTGATGAGCCACGGCACCAGCAGGCTGATGAGCAGCGCCGCCGGCACCAGAATCGCCTTGTTTTTCAGCGATCCTTTGGCCACCGCCCACACCACCGGCAGCTCGCGCTCGGCCCGCACCCCGGCGACTTGCTGGGCGTTGAGCGCCAAATCGTCCCCCAGCACCCCAGCGGTTTTACGGGCAGCGACCTTGGTCAACACGGCGATGTCGTCCAGCAGGGACGCGATGTCATCGATGAGGGTCAGCAAACTGGCACCGGCCACGGCCATCTCCTGAAAGTGATGAAAACGTCAGTGTGCCGGATCCACCAAGGCGTGCAGTTCGTCCAGCGGCACCACCGTGACCCCCACTTGCGGCTGGGCGCGTCCGCCGCCCCGGATCACCCCACGCAGCGGGGCCACATCGCCATAGTCCCGCCCCCAAGCCAGGGTGACGTGGTCCAAGCCAGCTTGCACGTTGTTGGTCGGATCCAGGGCCACCCAGCCTTGCGCCGGGCACCACACTTCCACCCAAGCGTGCGAGGCATCGGCCCCGACCAAACGCGGTTGACCCGGCGGCGGTTGGGTCAGCAAGTAGCCGCTGACGTAACGCGCCGCCAGCCCCAGCGAGCGGCAGGCGCCGATCATGACGTGGGCGAAGTCTTGGCAAACCCCACGTGCCGTGGCCAGCGCATCCGTCGCCCGGGTGTTGACGTTGGTGGACAGTGGCCGGTACTCGAAATGCTCGTGGATCAACCCCATCAGCGCCAGCGCCCCCGCCATGACCGAGCGCCCCGGCGTGAACGCTTGGCGCCCAAACGCCGCCAACTTCCCCGTACACGGCGCGAAGTACGACGGCAAGCAAAACTCTACCGCCTCTGAATGCACCGCTCCCGCGTGGTAACGCAGCGCCACGGCCACGCTTTCCCAGGCGGGGCTGTCCACCAGATTCGGGGCCGGAGGTGGTGTGATGCCGACCTCAAACTGCGAACGCACCGTCAAGCGCTCATGCACCCGCGAATGGCTGAAGTTGAGCCGGCCATTGCCCCAACTGTCAAAACTCAGTTGCGAGCCCCAAGGCGGGTCGGTGGATTCTTCGGCGACGCTGCGCCACTCGTCCGGCTTCGGGTCGATGAGCAAACGCCAATCGCGCACCTGTTGAGCCGGGGTGTCGCGTGGACACAGGTAGGCCACGTGGTGGGCCAACTCCACCGACAGGTCGTAAACATAAGTGGTGTCGTGACGCACCTGCAACCAGCGTTTGCTCATTGCCACACCATGTGATTTTCCGGGCCAACGTGCGAAAACAAACGCCGGCCAATTTCATCCGAAAGCATCAACACCTGGGCGCTGCAATCCTGCAAAGCGGCGATGAGGGGGCCGTGCCCGCGTGCGGCGTCTGGGGCGCTGAGCATCTCCAACGGCCAGGTGTCGGGGCGCGGCAAACGGGCCGCGACTTCCGCCGCCCATGCCGATTCGTGCCGCGACAGCTTGAGGAAACGCTCGCGCATGGTGCGCGCCACCCAACCGAGCGAGCGGGGGTTGTCGGTGTCGATCACCAGCAGGTGCAGCAGCGGCGGCACCTCGCGCCGCGCTTGGAACTGGGCGCGGTAGGTGATGGTGGAATCGAACAACCCCAGCAGCAGCGCAAACCCATCGTCCAACTCGTGCAAACCGTGTTGGAAACCCAGCGCCAGCGCGTGGGCCAAGAAATCCAAGCGCTCGATTTGCCGCCCGACGCTGAGCAGGCGCCAGCCGTGATCGCGTGTCATGCGGTCGGTTTGCGCGCCGGTGATGGCCGACAGGTGGAAAGCCGCCCGGCCCAGCACACCGATGACATCGCTCACCGGTTCGGCCTGGCCATCGGCCAACACCGAATCCAAGTGCTGCCGGAAGTGATCGTTGGTTTCGAGGATGAGTTTCCAGTGCTCAGGCGACAGGCGTTCGCGCAGCGTTTGCGCACAGTTTTTCAGCGCCCCGAGGTTGTAGGCCACGCTGGTGACGCTGCCCGAGGTGTCCCCCAAAGCACTCACCAGGGAACGCTCGAACAGGCGCAGGGATTTTTCCGGGCTGGGCACACCGAACCCGACCAGCCCATGGCGCCGCGTGAGCGACTCCAGCACACGCAGCACCGGCGGCGACGTGGCGTTCAACACCGACCCAGTGAGCGACTCCAAGGTGAGCCGCGCCAAACGCACGGCGTTTTCGGCGCGCTCGGTGTAGCGCCCGAGCCAAAACAGGTTTTCCGCCGAACGGCTGGTGACGCTGCGGTGCCACCAAACTTCCAAATCAGCCGCAGCCAGGGGTTTGGGCAGCAAACTGGTGGCGTCCACCGTGCCTTCGGTGCGCACCCAGGTGTCGATGCTGGCGCTGCCGCGCTGCATGGACAACCACGGATCGTGCGCCCCATCGCGCCGGTTGGCGACGCGTGTCAAGCCGCCCGGCAACACGCGCCAACCGCCTTGGCCATCGGCCAGTGCAAACACCCGCACCACGGCTGGGCGAGGCTCCAACGTGCCAGCGGGCGTCCACACCGGCGTTTCGGAGGGGCGCACCCGCGCTTGCAGCGTGTAGGCCGTGGGGTTGGCGTCGATGCGCTGGGCGATGGCCACCCGGCTGTCGGTCGATTGCGTCGCCATGACGATGGGGGCAAAGCCGGTGGTGGTGTCGCTGGTTGGGAAGGTCGGCACCACGACGTAATCTTCCAACCGAGGCCGGTGGCTGCGCCACACCGCTTCCTCGCCGCACCACCAACTGGTGAAACTCGGCAAGTGCAGCTCCTCCCCCAACAAGCGGCGGGCCACGCCGGGCCAAAAACCGCTCAGGCCGGGGCTTTCCAACCACCCCGCGCCCGGCGCGTTGGCGACGATCACCTCACCCGCACGCAACGCTTGCAACAGCCCCGGCACGCCCAGCGCCGAATCGGGGCGCAGCTCCAAGGGGTCGAGGTATTCATCGTCCACCCGGCGCAGCACCACATGGACACGCTCCAAGCCGGTGAGCGTTTTCAGATACAACCGATTGGCACGCACGGTCAAATCACCGCCCTCTACCAAGGTCAAACCGAGGTAACGGGCCAGAAAGACGTGCTCGAAATACGTTTCATTGTGCGGCCCTGGGGTCAGCAGCACCACCCGCGAGCGCTCACCCGCTGGGCTCAAGCGCAGCAGGCCCTGCATCAAGGACTGGAAGGTCGAAGCCAACCGCTGCACCCGCAGCTCACGGAAGGCTTCCGGAAACTGCTGCGCGATGATGATGCGGTTTTCCAACAAATAACCCAGCCCCGACGGCGCCTGCGTGCGCTGCGCCAGCACCCACCACAGGCCGTCGGGCCCACGAGCCAAGTCGAAGGCCAGCACATGCAGGTGAATGCCGCCGGGAGGCTCACAGCCGTGCAACGGGCGCAGGTACTGCGGATGCGCCAACACCAGCGAGGGCGGCAACAAACCCTCGTTGAGCAAACAGCGTGACCCGTACACATCGGCCATGGCTGCGTTGAGCAAACGGGCGCGCTGCAACACGCCGCGCTCAATCGCCGTCCACTCCGAGGGCTCGATGAGCATGGGCAGCAACTCCAGCGGCCAAGGGCGGCTGGTGTGGTTGCCATCGTCGTAAACGTTGTAGGTGGCGCCGTCTTCCTGCACGCGATGTTGCACGCGCTTGGCGCTGTGGCCGAGGTCGCGCCAGCCGTCGGCGCCTTGGGCTCGGAAGAAGCGCTGCCACAGCGGCGCCAAGGGCGCACGCGCCCCGGCGGACGCACTCAGGCGTCCGAACAGCTCACTCACATGACCCGGGCTGCCCGGCTGGGCCGCAGCCTGGGCCAAGAGGGCCGCGTCCGGTGGCGTCACCGCCGGGGGTTCCACGGGGGCGGAGGCTGGTGCGGACGTCCCTGGCCCCCGCACGGGTGAAAAAACATGGGCATTGATCAAGCTCATGCCGTGATCATGCCCTGTTGGCGTCAGCTTAGGGATGCGGGCAGGCCGATTGCTCGGTGATTCCGCACGATCAACGTCCGATCAACGCCCGATGCGCCGCAAATCCAGCGTGAACGGGAACTCCAAGCTGCGCTGCGGTTCGCCCGCTTCCACCGGCGTGACGCTGTGGCCCATCGGGAAGAAGCGCGCCAGGCGACGGCTTTCGGCCTCGTAGGCGTTCACCGGGAAGGTGACATAGTTGCGCCCACCCGGATGCGCCACGTGGTACTGGCAACCGCCCAGCGAGCGTTTCATCCAGGTGTCCACGATGTCCACCGTCAGCGGCGCGTGAACGCCGATGGTTGGGTGCAGCGCCGAGGACGGCTGCCACGCCCGGAAGCGCACGCCCGCCACGTACTCGCCAACGCGGCCCGTCGGTTGCAGCGGCACCGTCACGCCATTGACGGTGATGCGGTGACGCGGGTCGATCAGGCCCGACACCTTCACTTCGACGCGCTCCAGCGAGGAATCGACGTAACGCACCGTGCCACCCGCCGAACCTTCTTCGCCCATGACATGCCACGGCTCCAGCGCGTTGCGCAGGGTCATGTGGATGCCCCGGTTGCTGTACTCGCCGATCTTGGGGAAGCGGAACTCGAAGTGCGGTGCGAACCACGCTGCATCGAAGCCGTAGCCCGAGCTGCGCATTTCTTCCATCACATCGGCAAAGTCTTCCTGCACGAAGTGCGGGAGCAAGAAGCGGTCGTGCAGCTCGGTGCCCCAGCGCACCAGCGGCGCACGGTACGGCTCATTCCAGAAGCGGGCGATGAGCGAGCGCAACAGCAGTTGCTGCACGATGCTCATGCGGGCATGCGGCGGCATTTCGAACGCACGCAGCTCCAGCAGGCCCAGGCGACCGGTGCTGCTGTCGGGCGAGTAAAGCTTGTCGATGCAGAACTCGCTGCGGTGGGTGTTGCCGGTCACGTCCACCAAGACGTTGCGCAGCGTGCGATCCACCAGCCACGGCGGCATGTGCCCGCCATAAACCGACTTGTTGCGCTCGATTTCACCCAGGGCGATTTCCAGCTCACGCAACTGGTCATTGCGGGCTTCATCGACACGCGGCGCTTGGCTGGTCGGGCCGATGAACATGCCGCTGAACAGGTAGCTCAACGATGGGTGGTTGTGCCAGTAGGTCAGCAGCGAGGCCAGCAGATCGGGGCGACGCAGGAAGGGCGAATCCGCCGGCGTGGCGCCGCCCAGCACGAAGTGGTTGCCACCACCGGTGCCGGTGTGGCGCCCGTCCACCATGAATTTCTCGGTCGAGAGGCGCGAGAGCCACGCCGCGTCGTAGAGGAATTCGGTGTGTTCGACCAGCTCTTTCCAGTTGTGTGCCGGGTGGATGTTCACCTCGATCACACCCGGGTCGGGCGTGACTTGCAGCAGCTTCAAGCGCGGATCGCGTGGCGGCGGGTAGCCTTCCATCACGATTTTCATGCCCAGCTCGGCGGCCGTGGCTTCCACGGCAGCAACGAGTTCGAGGTAGTGCTCCAAGCGCTGCATCGGCGGCATGAAGACGTAGAGCACGCCACTGGGCGAACCCACCGCCTCGGCCTTGGGGCCGTTGGCACGTCGCGGATCGCGCACTTCCACGCACAACGCGGTGCGGGTGATCCAGTGCGCCGATTCGTTCCGGGCCGGCGCAGCGTCCGGGTTGAACGCGGTGCTGGCGCTGGAGGCCAGGCGCAGCGCTGCCGCACGGCCCGGGCCAGTGGCGCTGTCCAGCCCGGTATCGTCGCCTTGGGTGCCGTTCAAGCCCAGGCCGTCCTCACCCAGGCCACCGGCTTGGCTGCCGTCGCCGGCCAGCGGCCAGCCATCGGCGCCCAGCGCGTCCAGCCCTTCCAAGTCGGCGCCTTGCACGCCCACCACACCGCCTTCAGCAAAACCGCCGCCGGCACGGTGCGAGGCGTAGCCGGCCTCGGTGGCATCGGCCACATCCTGGCCTTGGTATTGGGCCTTCAGGCGAGCGGCTGTCGGCAACGTGTCACGCGGGGCGAACGGGTCGTGCTCGTGCAGGTAGGGGTAATCCTGCTTCTTCACCCAGGGCAGCGAATCCAGCGGCAGGCGCAGGCCCATCGGCGAATCGCCGGGGATGAGGTACATGCGCTCATCGCGGAAGAACCACGGCCCCGTCACCCAACGCGGGCCGGCCAGGGTCGGGCCTTCGGCGCGTTTGATCGGCAGCACGTAACCGACTTCGTGCTCCAAACCTTGGTCGAAAACGCGGCGCAGGCGGATGCGCTCCATCTCGTCATCCAGCTTGGCGTCGAACGGATCGACGTTCACCGGCAAACGGCGTTCGCGCCAGAGGTAGTACCAGGTGTCTTCGTAACCGGTTTGCACATGCTTGTCGGTCACACCCAGCTTGCCCGACAGGGTGCTGATGAAACGCTTGGCGTCGGCGCTGGTGTAGTGGTGCGGCTCGCGCTCGTCGGCGAACAGGCTCGGGTCGTGCCAACAGGGTTGGCCGTCCGCACGCCAGTAGATGGAGAGCGCCCAGCGCGGCAGTTGCTCACCCGGATACCACTTGCCCTGTCCGAAGTGCAGGAACCCGCCTTGGCCGTACTCGTTGCGCAGACGGTGAACCAAATCGGTGGCGAACAGGCGCTTGGTCGGGCCCAGGGCGTCGGTGTTCCACTCGGCGCCGTCGCGGTCGTCCACCGACACGAAGGTCGGCTCGCCGCCCATGGTCAGGCGCACATCACCAGCGACCAGCTCGGCGTCCACCTGTTCACCGAGCTTGAGCACATCGGCCCACTGTTCTTCCGAATACGGCTTGGTGACACGCGGCGACTCCCACACGCGAGTCACCGCCATTTCGTGGCCAAACGTCACTTCGCACTTGTCCACGGCGCCGGAGATGGGCGCGGCGCTGCTGGGCTGCGGCGTACACGCCAGCGGGATGTGGCCTTCGCCGGCCAGCAGGCCCGAAGTCGGGTCGAGGCCGATCCAGCCCGCGCCGGGCAGATACACCTCACACCAGGCGTGCAAATCGGTGAAATCGACTTCGGTGCCGCTCGGGCCGTCCAGCGCCTTCACGTCCGGCGTCAACTGGATGAGGTACCCCGACGCGAAACGCGCCGCCAGCCCCAGGTGGCGCAGCGTGTTCACCAGCAGCCAGCCCGAGTCGCGGCAGGAGCCGGAACGCTTGGTCAGCGTTTCTTCCGGCGTTTGCACGCCCGGCTCCAAGCGGATGAGGTAGGAAATTTCCTGCTGCAAACGCTGGTTGATGGCCACCAGGAAATCGATGGTGGTGGTGGGCGTGCGGTCGATGGTGGCGAGGAATTTGGCGAATTCCGGCGTCGGCGCTTCCGTCACCAAATACGGGGCCAGCTCGGCGGCCAGGGCCTCGTCGTAGGCAAAGGGGATCTTCTGGGCGCTGGGCTCCAGGAAGAAGTCAAACGGGTTGTAGACCGACATCTCGGCCACCAAGTCGATGGTGACCTTGAATTCGGTGGTTTTTTCCGGGAAAACCAAGCGCGCCAGGTAGTTGGCGAACGGGTCTTGCTGCCAGTTGATGAAGTGGCTCTTCGGTTCGACGTTCAGCGAGTACGACAGGATCGGCGTGCGGCAATGCGGCGCCGGGCGCAAGCGCACCACCTGGGGCGACAGGCTCACCGGGCGGTCGTACTTGTAATGCGTGACGTGCTTGAGGGCGACGTGAATAGACAAGGCGGTGTTCCTCAGTCAAGAAACAAAACGGGCGGCCAAACCGGTTGCCGGTCGGGCCACCCGGCGGGGGCCGACAGCATCGCTGTCGACCGTGTCAGGCGTGGGACACAACGTCCGGCCAATCAGGCCGGCACCAGGAAGTCGCGGCTGATGCCCAAGCCCAGATCGCCGACGCGATCCAGGAAATGGCTCAAGAAAGCGTGCAGGCCGGTGGAAAGGATTTCGTCGATGCGGGCGTAATCCAAATCGGCACGCAGGCGACCGGCGCGGCGTAGGGTGTCCACCGACTGATCGTTGGCCACCATCTTCAGGTTGCTGTGAACCTTGCTGACACAGTGGGCCAGCGAACGCGGCATGTCCTGGCGCAGGATGAGCAGCTCGGCCACTTTTTCCGGCTGAATCACGTTGCGGTACACCTTGCGGTACACCTCGAAGCCAGACACGGAACGCAGGATGGCCGACCAGTGATAAAAGTCGTATTCCGCGTCGCGCTCGGTGGCAGCGCCGTAGAAATCGCTTTCGACGGCGTGGAACTTCACATCCAGCAAACGGGCGGTGTTGTCGCCGCGCTCCAGGAAGGAGCCGATGCGGATGAAGTTGAACGCCTCATCTTGCAGCATGGTGCCCACCGTCACGCCCCGGCTGAGGTGCGAGCGGAATTTGACCCACTCGAACACACTGGCCGGATCTTTGGCCAGCGCGCCGCTGCGCAGCAGGCGGTTGAACTCCAGCCACGTCTGGTTCATCGTTTCCCAGACTTCGGTGGTGAGCGTGCCGCGCACGGCGCGGGCGTTTTCACGCGCCGCCCGCAGGCAGCACAGGATGGACGAGGGGTTGCGCTCGTCACTCACCATGAACTCCATCACCTGCTTGGCGGTGATGCCGTTGTAGCGGGTGTTGTAGTCGCTGATGAGTTCGGAGATGGACAGCAGGCTGCGCCAGCCCAGCTCGGCCACGGCAGCCGACTGCGGCAGCAGCGAGGTCTGGTAATTCACGTCCAGCATCCGCGCGGTGTTCTCGGCGCGCTCGATGTAGCGCGACATCCAGAACAAATGGTCGGCGGTTCTTGAAAGCATCGTTCGATCCAATCTGTCTTGATTCAGTCTTCCAGCACCCAGGTGTCCTTGGTGCCGCCGCCTTGGCTGGAATTCACCACCAGCGAGCCCTCTTTCAGGGCCACGCGGGTCAGGCCGCCCGGCACCATCTGCACCTTGGTGCCCGACAGCACGAAGGGGCGCAGGTCAATGTGGCGCGGCGCGATGCCCGATTCGACGAAGGTCGGGCAGGTGGACAGGCTCAAGGTCGGCTGAGCGATGTAGTTGCTCGGGTTGGCAATGAGGTGGGCGCGGAAGTCTTCCACCTCTTGCTTGGTGGCCGCCGGGCCCACCAACATGCCGTAGCCGCCCGCGCCGTGAACCTCCTTCACCACCAGTTCGGACAGGTTGGCCAGCACGTAGCCCAAATCGTCCTTGTCCCGGCACATGTAGGTGGGCACGTTGTTCAGAATGGGTTTTTCGCCCAAGTAGAACTCCACCATTTTGGGCACGTAGGGGTAGATCGATTTGTCGTCGGCCACGCCCGTGCCCACGCCGTTGGACAAGGTGACGTTGCCCGCCTTGTACGCCCCGACCAACCCCGGGCAGCCCAAAGCCGAATCTGGCCGGAAGACCTTCGGGTCGAGGAAGTCATCGTCCAAACGACGGTAGATCACATCCACGCGCTTGGGGCCGCGTGTGGTGCGCATGAAGACGAAGTCGTCCTTCACGAACAAGTCTTGGCCTTCAACCAACTCCACGCCCATTTGCTGCGCCAAGAAGGCGTGCTCAAAGTAAGCCGAGTTGTACATGCCGGGGGTCAACACCACCACGGTGGGGTCGTTCACGCCGTTGGGGGCGACGCTGCGCAGCGTCTCCAGCAGCAAGTCCGGGTAGTGCGCCACCGGGGCGATGCGCTGGCCCGCGAACAGTTCGGGGAACAAGCGCATCATCATTTTGCGGTTTTCGAGCATGTAGCTCACCCCGCTGGGCACGCGCAGGTTGTCTTCCAGCACGTAGTAGGCGCCGGAGCCATCCGACTGCGCCGCCCGCACGATGTCCACCCCCGCGATGTGCGAGTAGATGTTGTGCGGCACATTCACGCCCATCATTTCCGGGCGGAACTGGGCGTTGTGGATGATTTGTTCACGCGGAATGATCCCGGCTTTGAGGATCTCCTGGTCGTGATAAACGTCGTGGATGAAACGGTTCAGGGCGGTGACGCGCTGCGCCAGCCCCTTTTCCATCTCACGCCACTCCTGCGCCGGAATGACGCGCGGAATCAGGTCAAAGGGGATCAGGCGTTCGGTGCCCTCTCCGGAGTCTTTGTCGCCGTAAACGGCGAAGGTGATGCCCACGCGACGGAAGATCATTTCCGCCTCTTCGCGCCGTGCGCGCATCATCTCCTGGGGCTGCTGGGACAGCCACTGGTTGTACGTCAGGTAGTGCTCGCGTACGGCGCCACCGTTGGCATGCATTTCGTCGAAGCTGGGTCTCATTCAGTGCTCTCCTGCGGGGGGCACTCTAGCAAGTGCCGCACCAGCCAACTCGTTTTCAGATCAATACAGCGTGCTTGCAACATCAAAAAGGTTTGCGGCTTGTCAAGACGCGTATTCCTCCACAGCGCTTCCTCTCCCTAAATTGCAGCCTCGCGCTATCGTGCCGGCCATTGTGTTTTGAAAGGATTGCCCGTGTCCCACCCCAGCGCCGCCGAGCTGGCCCCCCTGGCCCAGCAGATTCGCACCCACTTTCTGCGCCAAACATTTGGCGGCATCTGGTTCTGGCAGTTTGCCGTGGTACGCCCGCACGACCAAGGCCATTGCGTGGTGGATTGCCAAGTCGTCCCCAACGAAGCCGATCCGAGCCGGGCTCACTTGGTGCTGTCGCTGCAACACGCCAGCGGCCAAGGCCATGCGGCCACGCTGGCCATTTGGGATCCTCAAGGCTTGAGCATCGATGCCCAAGGTTTGCGATTGACAGGTGCCGCCCGCCTGCGCTTCGGCGGCATGGAGGCTTGGCCGGAGGCCCAGGGGGGTTACCGCATCCGCACCCCCCAAGGCGAAGGCCACTTTCCCGGCGGTGAAGGCCGGGCGCTGTGGCTGCAAATTTGACCCCCACCCACGAGGAGAACCCCGATGAAAACGTCCCCCCGCGCCTTCACCCTCCACGCTTTGGCTTGGGCTGTGGTGGCCTTTTCTAGCGCCGCGCACGCCGAATTGAGCCTGCCGGCCAGCTTGGCTGGCAAGGCGGTGGTGCTCAACCCATCCGACCCGGATTACGCCCGTGCCATGGTCACTTCGGCGGTGCAACCCGCCGGCATGGGCGGTGTGAGCGAAGCCTTGGTGATCAAGATGACGGTGGACATTCCCGTCTGGCGCATGTGGAACGGCCCGGCCAAACTGGACGCCAATGGCCGCACCAACCGCATCGGCGGCTGGTGGGGCTACGACGCCCCCAAGGGCAGCGCGGCGGAATATCGCACCAACTACGAGATCTGCAAGGGCTGGAACGACCTGACTTGGATGGCCCAATGCACCCTGAAAGCCGGGGCCGTGGTGGCGATTGGCCCGGGCCAATCGGTGTCGGCGGCGACCTGCGGTGACGTGACCAACCAAGAGAACTACCCCGTCAACACCCGCGACTGGCAGCTCTACATCAACAAGCCCTGGGCACGCGGCACCGAACTGGTGTGCCCGGCGGACACGCAAGACTACGAGGTCGATCCGGCTGACATCTCGCGCCGCCGCCCCTGATTTCGCACCATCTCAGAGCACCCCTGATCCGAAGATGCACAACGCCAGTGCCATGGGCGAAGATGCACCACTCTTGTGCATTCCACCGCCGGTGTGGAACCAGCACTCCGCCAAGTGAAGGCTCCGCAGTGGTCTGAGCGCACCAGCTTGATGCCTTGGGCCGCATAACGCGCCAACACCTCGGAATGGGGATGGCCAAAGCGGCTGCGGTAGCCCACTTGCACCACCGCCCATTTCGGCTGCGTCGCCGCCAACAACGCCCCGCTGGACGACGTGTGGCTGCCATGGTGGGGTACCACCAGCACGTCCGCCCGCAGCGCAACGGGCGCGTGCTGGATCAAGGTTTGTTCTTGTTCGGCAGGCAAATCGCCAGTCAGTAAGGCGCTGCGGCCTTGGGCGTCTCGCACATGCAGCACACAACTGTGGGCGTTGCCGCCGCCCTTCGCAGCGGGCCGAGGCGCCGATTCGGCAGGGGGGTGGAGGAAGCGAAACGTCACCCCCTCCCACACCCAAGACGCCCCCGCCGCACAGGCTTTGACCGGCACCGATGCGGCCCACAAACGATGCCCTGCCGGCAGCGAGACCCACATCTGTTGGACTCGCCGGGCGGCCAGCAAGGCGGGAGCGCCGCCGATGTGGTCGCTGTCCTCATGGCTCAACA is a genomic window of Vitreoscilla filiformis containing:
- a CDS encoding transglutaminase family protein is translated as MSIHVALKHVTHYKYDRPVSLSPQVVRLRPAPHCRTPILSYSLNVEPKSHFINWQQDPFANYLARLVFPEKTTEFKVTIDLVAEMSVYNPFDFFLEPSAQKIPFAYDEALAAELAPYLVTEAPTPEFAKFLATIDRTPTTTIDFLVAINQRLQQEISYLIRLEPGVQTPEETLTKRSGSCRDSGWLLVNTLRHLGLAARFASGYLIQLTPDVKALDGPSGTEVDFTDLHAWCEVYLPGAGWIGLDPTSGLLAGEGHIPLACTPQPSSAAPISGAVDKCEVTFGHEMAVTRVWESPRVTKPYSEEQWADVLKLGEQVDAELVAGDVRLTMGGEPTFVSVDDRDGAEWNTDALGPTKRLFATDLVHRLRNEYGQGGFLHFGQGKWYPGEQLPRWALSIYWRADGQPCWHDPSLFADEREPHHYTSADAKRFISTLSGKLGVTDKHVQTGYEDTWYYLWRERRLPVNVDPFDAKLDDEMERIRLRRVFDQGLEHEVGYVLPIKRAEGPTLAGPRWVTGPWFFRDERMYLIPGDSPMGLRLPLDSLPWVKKQDYPYLHEHDPFAPRDTLPTAARLKAQYQGQDVADATEAGYASHRAGGGFAEGGVVGVQGADLEGLDALGADGWPLAGDGSQAGGLGEDGLGLNGTQGDDTGLDSATGPGRAAALRLASSASTAFNPDAAPARNESAHWITRTALCVEVRDPRRANGPKAEAVGSPSGVLYVFMPPMQRLEHYLELVAAVEATAAELGMKIVMEGYPPPRDPRLKLLQVTPDPGVIEVNIHPAHNWKELVEHTEFLYDAAWLSRLSTEKFMVDGRHTGTGGGNHFVLGGATPADSPFLRRPDLLASLLTYWHNHPSLSYLFSGMFIGPTSQAPRVDEARNDQLRELEIALGEIERNKSVYGGHMPPWLVDRTLRNVLVDVTGNTHRSEFCIDKLYSPDSSTGRLGLLELRAFEMPPHARMSIVQQLLLRSLIARFWNEPYRAPLVRWGTELHDRFLLPHFVQEDFADVMEEMRSSGYGFDAAWFAPHFEFRFPKIGEYSNRGIHMTLRNALEPWHVMGEEGSAGGTVRYVDSSLERVEVKVSGLIDPRHRITVNGVTVPLQPTGRVGEYVAGVRFRAWQPSSALHPTIGVHAPLTVDIVDTWMKRSLGGCQYHVAHPGGRNYVTFPVNAYEAESRRLARFFPMGHSVTPVEAGEPQRSLEFPFTLDLRRIGR
- a CDS encoding alpha-E domain-containing protein; translated protein: MLSRTADHLFWMSRYIERAENTARMLDVNYQTSLLPQSAAVAELGWRSLLSISELISDYNTRYNGITAKQVMEFMVSDERNPSSILCCLRAARENARAVRGTLTTEVWETMNQTWLEFNRLLRSGALAKDPASVFEWVKFRSHLSRGVTVGTMLQDEAFNFIRIGSFLERGDNTARLLDVKFHAVESDFYGAATERDAEYDFYHWSAILRSVSGFEVYRKVYRNVIQPEKVAELLILRQDMPRSLAHCVSKVHSNLKMVANDQSVDTLRRAGRLRADLDYARIDEILSTGLHAFLSHFLDRVGDLGLGISRDFLVPA
- a CDS encoding circularly permuted type 2 ATP-grasp protein; translated protein: MRPSFDEMHANGGAVREHYLTYNQWLSQQPQEMMRARREEAEMIFRRVGITFAVYGDKDSGEGTERLIPFDLIPRVIPAQEWREMEKGLAQRVTALNRFIHDVYHDQEILKAGIIPREQIIHNAQFRPEMMGVNVPHNIYSHIAGVDIVRAAQSDGSGAYYVLEDNLRVPSGVSYMLENRKMMMRLFPELFAGQRIAPVAHYPDLLLETLRSVAPNGVNDPTVVVLTPGMYNSAYFEHAFLAQQMGVELVEGQDLFVKDDFVFMRTTRGPKRVDVIYRRLDDDFLDPKVFRPDSALGCPGLVGAYKAGNVTLSNGVGTGVADDKSIYPYVPKMVEFYLGEKPILNNVPTYMCRDKDDLGYVLANLSELVVKEVHGAGGYGMLVGPAATKQEVEDFRAHLIANPSNYIAQPTLSLSTCPTFVESGIAPRHIDLRPFVLSGTKVQMVPGGLTRVALKEGSLVVNSSQGGGTKDTWVLED